Proteins from one Catenulispora sp. EB89 genomic window:
- a CDS encoding urea amidolyase associated protein UAAP2, whose translation MTVLDWSHPLVPGTVVRDDRVAARASWSAVVPAGQVLTIVDVGGNQSADCLLFDAADPAERYSVPDTLTWSGNAYVRTGTVLRSNHGSPLMTVVGNEVDRQDTIGGACSKESNTLRYGHHTAADHACRENFLFEGAKWGLGVRDLVSNLNWFMNVPVEADGALGIVDGLSAPGKRVAVRAERDVLVVVSNCPQMNNPCNAFDPTPLRMIVTAADAAPQNAPQTAQEDA comes from the coding sequence GTGACCGTCCTGGACTGGTCCCATCCCCTGGTCCCCGGCACCGTCGTGCGCGACGACCGGGTCGCCGCGCGCGCCTCGTGGTCGGCGGTGGTGCCGGCCGGGCAGGTGCTGACGATCGTGGACGTCGGCGGCAACCAGAGCGCCGACTGCCTGCTGTTCGACGCCGCCGACCCGGCCGAGCGCTACAGCGTCCCGGACACGCTGACCTGGTCGGGCAACGCCTACGTCCGCACCGGCACCGTGCTGCGGTCCAATCACGGCAGTCCCCTGATGACGGTCGTCGGCAACGAGGTCGACCGGCAGGACACCATCGGCGGGGCCTGCTCCAAGGAGTCCAACACCCTTCGCTACGGCCACCACACCGCCGCCGACCACGCTTGCCGGGAGAACTTCCTGTTCGAGGGCGCCAAGTGGGGTCTGGGCGTCAGGGATCTGGTGTCGAACCTGAACTGGTTCATGAACGTCCCGGTCGAGGCCGACGGGGCGCTGGGCATCGTCGACGGTCTGAGCGCGCCGGGCAAGCGCGTGGCGGTGCGGGCCGAGCGGGACGTGCTGGTCGTGGTGTCCAACTGCCCGCAGATGAACAACCCCTGCAACGCCTTCGACCCGACGCCGCTACGCATGATCGTCACCGCTGCCGACGCCGCCCCGCAGAACGCCCCGCAAACCGCTCAGGAGGACGCGTGA
- a CDS encoding TetR/AcrR family transcriptional regulator: MTIVEKTSRAGRPRAVPDTAPQLPPREQILLAAAALFVEQGFGSTSTRAIADAVGIRQASLYYHFAGKDDILAELLDRSVRPSAELARHLEHQAGTDPAAAAAALYALAATDAELLARAPHNIGSLYLIPEVRDERFDDFRALRHELQEIYGRLGDRAGHLVADANAVPPTVLGALLIQVVEVVIPLRRWGGTSAEAEATVEIEPAVVAEATLRTAGLGPAEIRAAAAGAAGLG; this comes from the coding sequence ATGACCATCGTGGAGAAGACGTCACGCGCAGGCCGGCCGCGCGCGGTCCCGGACACCGCCCCGCAGCTGCCGCCGCGCGAACAGATCCTGCTCGCCGCCGCCGCACTGTTCGTCGAGCAGGGCTTCGGCAGCACCTCGACCCGCGCCATCGCCGACGCGGTCGGCATCCGCCAGGCCTCGCTGTACTACCACTTCGCCGGCAAGGACGACATCCTCGCCGAGCTCCTGGACCGCTCCGTCCGCCCCAGCGCCGAACTCGCCCGCCACCTGGAACACCAGGCCGGCACCGACCCGGCAGCCGCAGCGGCGGCACTGTACGCACTGGCCGCGACGGACGCCGAGCTACTGGCACGCGCCCCGCACAACATCGGCAGCCTGTATCTGATCCCCGAGGTCCGCGACGAGCGCTTCGACGACTTCCGTGCACTGCGTCACGAACTACAGGAGATCTACGGCCGGCTCGGCGACCGGGCCGGCCACCTGGTCGCCGACGCAAACGCGGTGCCGCCGACGGTACTGGGAGCGCTGCTGATCCAGGTCGTGGAGGTGGTCATCCCACTGCGACGCTGGGGTGGGACGTCAGCGGAGGCAGAGGCGACGGTCGAGATCGAGCCCGCGGTCGTGGCCGAGGCGACGCTGCGAACGGCCGGGCTCGGTCCGGCGGAGATCCGGGCTGCGGCGGCGGGTGCTGCTGGATTGGGGTGA
- a CDS encoding arabinofuranosidase catalytic domain-containing protein, producing the protein MRYRRRSLIGLLTSVIVLATSLLVPITTSVSATPAARAAVSLPCDIYAAGATPCVAAYSTTRALFAAYGGPLYQIQRSSDKTYLDVGVAAAGGYANAAAQVSFCSGTTCTITKLYDQSSKHNDLPISWIQSDVGADAMALPVTVNGNAVYGVKVLNTSAGAVGYRNFNTTGVPTGSQPEGIYEVTSTSLYNSTCCFDFGSAENGWRDDGDGTMNAIEFGSACWFGGCTGSGPWVEADLEQGMYSSITGPNKPDNPGISYPFVTAWEKNNGTSNFTLKYGNANSGSLTTTYSGALPSGGYSPMRLENSVLLGTGGGNDHGDTGEFFEGAVTAGFPSDATENAIQSELTSVGYGAATPPTQGFPSGYHRLVVGNDSLCLDSYGNTSTAGAAIDQYTCNGQTNQQLQFVPTSGGYGELQVENSGQDVTVANSSTSQGVADIVQEPVTGNAAGQWLPAQQADGSWQFKNQNSGLCLDVYGAGSTNGQQLDQWPCKNAPGTNQDFTPH; encoded by the coding sequence ATGAGGTATCGTCGCCGCAGCCTCATCGGCCTGCTGACCTCGGTAATCGTCCTCGCGACCTCGCTGCTGGTACCGATCACGACCAGCGTGTCGGCGACGCCGGCCGCGCGAGCGGCTGTCTCACTCCCGTGCGACATCTACGCGGCAGGCGCCACGCCGTGCGTGGCGGCGTACAGCACGACCCGCGCCTTGTTCGCCGCGTATGGCGGGCCGCTGTACCAAATTCAGCGCTCGTCGGACAAGACTTATCTCGACGTGGGCGTCGCGGCGGCCGGCGGCTACGCCAACGCTGCCGCACAGGTCTCGTTCTGTTCCGGGACCACGTGCACGATAACCAAGCTCTACGACCAGAGCTCGAAGCACAACGACCTGCCTATCTCCTGGATACAGTCGGACGTGGGTGCCGACGCGATGGCCCTGCCGGTGACCGTGAACGGGAACGCCGTCTACGGGGTGAAGGTCCTCAACACCTCCGCGGGCGCCGTCGGCTACCGCAACTTCAACACCACGGGTGTGCCGACCGGTTCCCAGCCGGAGGGGATCTACGAGGTCACGTCGACCTCGCTCTACAACAGCACCTGCTGCTTCGACTTCGGCAGCGCCGAAAACGGCTGGCGGGACGACGGCGACGGCACCATGAACGCGATCGAGTTCGGCAGCGCGTGCTGGTTCGGTGGATGCACCGGATCCGGGCCGTGGGTCGAGGCCGACCTCGAGCAGGGCATGTACAGCTCCATCACCGGGCCGAACAAGCCCGACAACCCCGGCATCAGCTACCCGTTCGTCACGGCGTGGGAGAAGAACAACGGCACAAGCAACTTCACCCTGAAATACGGCAATGCCAACAGCGGCAGCCTCACCACGACCTACTCCGGGGCCCTGCCAAGTGGCGGCTACTCACCGATGCGACTGGAGAACTCCGTTCTGCTGGGCACCGGTGGTGGCAACGACCACGGTGACACGGGAGAGTTCTTCGAGGGAGCCGTCACCGCCGGCTTCCCGTCGGACGCGACCGAGAACGCCATCCAGTCCGAACTGACCTCAGTGGGCTACGGGGCAGCGACACCGCCGACCCAGGGTTTCCCCAGCGGTTACCACCGGCTCGTCGTGGGCAATGACAGCCTCTGCCTGGACTCCTACGGCAACACCTCCACCGCGGGCGCTGCGATCGACCAGTACACCTGCAACGGCCAGACCAACCAGCAGCTCCAGTTCGTGCCGACTTCCGGCGGCTACGGCGAGCTGCAAGTGGAGAACTCCGGGCAGGACGTGACCGTGGCGAACAGCTCGACCTCCCAGGGCGTGGCCGACATCGTCCAGGAACCGGTCACCGGCAATGCCGCCGGCCAATGGCTGCCCGCGCAGCAGGCGGACGGCTCGTGGCAGTTCAAGAACCAGAACAGCGGACTCTGCCTGGACGTCTACGGAGCTGGGTCCACCAACGGCCAGCAACTGGACCAGTGGCCGTGCAAGAACGCCCCCGGCACCAACCAGGACTTCACACCCCACTGA
- a CDS encoding APC family permease, with amino-acid sequence MTEVQQRTGLARDAVGLREVLFQSITAMAPGAAIAASIPSGAAFAGGALPLSVLLAMAACLLAANSIAELARHLPAAASVGAYAGRGLHPAAGFVVGWMYVFVQALVPTLLLLQLGFTVAPILHDEWHSYPADLWWPWVIVGALVIAAAGYRGIQTSTVLGTVLGAFEIAVFLVLAVMFVVKAGHHNTLSVFGTSHTPEAHRGMSGVIAGSVYTILAFSGFEAAAPLAEEARDPRRTIRQAVLGATLAIGALYVFTTYAAAVAFGPDKFSAFGADSWTSMAKASYGLFWVLVFFAIVNSTIANANAGLNASTRTAFALARAGVLPRQLAVLHPRFRSPVVAVAAQFVIAVGATLAVGFKWGPSSAFLLVATGIVIVVIAIYMIANLACIGFFARFRREEFSWLRHGLVPLLGIAAFVPPLLTAAGVPAFSFVSKLTPPASYAGPAVGVWLLVGLGILLWLWKRHPERVVQIGTLADDAEDAL; translated from the coding sequence GTGACCGAGGTGCAGCAGCGAACCGGACTGGCCCGGGATGCCGTGGGCCTGCGCGAAGTACTGTTCCAGAGCATCACCGCGATGGCGCCCGGCGCCGCCATCGCGGCCTCCATCCCCTCCGGCGCCGCGTTCGCCGGCGGCGCGCTGCCGCTGTCGGTGCTGCTGGCGATGGCGGCCTGCCTGCTGGCCGCGAACTCCATCGCCGAGCTGGCGCGGCATCTGCCCGCGGCCGCCTCGGTCGGCGCCTACGCCGGGCGCGGGTTGCACCCCGCCGCGGGCTTCGTCGTCGGCTGGATGTACGTGTTCGTCCAAGCGCTGGTGCCCACGCTGCTGCTGCTCCAGCTGGGCTTCACCGTGGCGCCGATACTGCACGACGAATGGCACTCCTACCCGGCCGACCTGTGGTGGCCGTGGGTCATCGTCGGCGCGCTGGTGATCGCCGCCGCCGGCTATCGCGGGATCCAGACCAGCACGGTGCTCGGCACCGTCCTCGGCGCCTTCGAGATCGCGGTGTTCCTGGTGCTGGCCGTGATGTTCGTGGTGAAAGCCGGCCATCACAACACACTGTCGGTGTTCGGCACGAGCCACACCCCCGAGGCGCACCGCGGGATGTCCGGTGTCATCGCAGGGTCCGTGTACACGATCCTGGCGTTCTCGGGCTTCGAGGCCGCCGCGCCATTGGCCGAGGAGGCACGCGATCCGCGCCGCACCATCCGCCAAGCGGTCCTGGGCGCGACGCTCGCGATCGGTGCCCTCTACGTGTTCACGACGTACGCCGCCGCGGTGGCCTTCGGCCCCGACAAGTTCTCCGCGTTCGGCGCCGACTCGTGGACCAGCATGGCCAAAGCCTCCTACGGACTGTTCTGGGTGCTCGTGTTCTTCGCCATCGTGAACTCGACGATCGCGAACGCCAACGCCGGATTGAACGCCTCCACCCGCACGGCCTTCGCCCTGGCGCGAGCCGGCGTCCTGCCCCGGCAGCTGGCCGTCCTGCACCCGAGGTTCCGGTCACCGGTGGTGGCGGTCGCGGCCCAGTTCGTCATCGCCGTCGGCGCGACACTGGCGGTCGGGTTCAAGTGGGGTCCGTCCTCTGCGTTCCTCCTGGTGGCGACCGGGATCGTCATCGTGGTCATCGCCATCTACATGATCGCCAACCTGGCCTGCATCGGCTTCTTCGCCCGCTTCCGCCGCGAGGAATTCTCCTGGCTGCGACACGGCCTGGTACCGCTGCTGGGCATCGCCGCCTTCGTGCCGCCGCTGCTGACGGCGGCCGGCGTGCCGGCCTTCTCCTTCGTCAGCAAGCTGACACCCCCGGCCTCGTACGCCGGCCCGGCGGTGGGGGTCTGGTTGTTGGTGGGACTCGGCATCCTGCTATGGCTCTGGAAGCGGCATCCCGAGCGGGTCGTGCAGATCGGGACGCTGGCCGACGACGCCGAAGACGCTCTCTGA
- a CDS encoding alpha/beta fold hydrolase, producing the protein MHGDGEPLLLLHSGFVDSRMFTPVLPFFVDDFRVYTVDRRGHGRTPDVEGPLTYEAMADDTIAFLDKVVGAPAHLVGHSDGADVALLVALKRPDLVRKLVLISGTFHHDGNLPGTLSEFDEETLSRMSTRHGEVSPDGAEHFPAIARKVLDMAATEPTLTPEDLRTVAARTLVMVGDDDTVSLEHTIALYRGIPDSELAIVPGTSHLLVIEKPDAVYSLTAEFLTTQPTPTLMPVHRATST; encoded by the coding sequence ATGCACGGCGACGGCGAACCGTTGCTGCTGCTCCACAGCGGCTTCGTGGATTCGCGGATGTTCACACCCGTTCTGCCCTTTTTCGTCGACGACTTCCGCGTCTACACCGTCGACCGGCGCGGCCACGGCCGCACCCCCGACGTCGAAGGTCCGCTCACCTACGAAGCGATGGCCGATGACACCATCGCTTTCCTCGACAAGGTGGTGGGCGCGCCCGCCCACCTGGTCGGCCACAGCGACGGAGCCGACGTCGCCCTGCTGGTGGCCCTGAAGCGACCCGACCTGGTCCGAAAACTAGTGCTCATCAGCGGAACCTTCCACCACGACGGCAACCTGCCCGGCACCCTCAGCGAGTTCGACGAGGAGACGCTGAGCCGCATGAGCACCCGCCACGGCGAGGTGTCCCCCGACGGCGCGGAGCATTTCCCCGCCATCGCCCGCAAGGTCCTCGACATGGCTGCGACGGAGCCCACTCTCACCCCCGAAGACCTGCGAACGGTCGCGGCCCGCACCTTGGTCATGGTCGGCGACGACGACACGGTCTCACTGGAACACACCATCGCGCTCTATCGCGGCATCCCGGATTCCGAACTGGCCATCGTCCCCGGCACATCGCATCTGCTGGTCATCGAAAAGCCCGACGCGGTGTACTCCCTGACCGCCGAATTCCTCACCACACAACCGACGCCGACGCTTATGCCCGTACACCGAGCCACGTCGACCTGA
- the uca gene encoding urea carboxylase: MNPRFDTVLIANRGEIARRVIRSARELRLRTVAVFSDADRAAPHVREADTAVRIGPGPARESYLRAEAILELAVEHGAAVHPGYGFLSENAEFARAVEEAGLAFVGPTADQIEAFGTKHTARALAAAAGVPMLAGSGLLASADEAVAEAVRIGFPVMLKATAGGGGIGMAACATAEEVREAFDRVSRLAGANFGVGGVFLERLVRPARHVEVQLFGDGAGRVAVFGDRDCSLQRRHQKVIEEAPAPGLPDDIRALLHDSARNLLASVGYRSAGTVEFVYDPVRAEASFLEVNTRLQVEHPVTEEVFGIDLVALMLRLARDGRSGLDDAVFGPHEPRGHAVEARVYAEDPGRGGQPSSGLVTAATFPGQGTPPLAGVRVDGWLETGMEVSGHYDPMLAKVIASGPSRDDALDVLREGLQGCRVDGIVTNLGLLRALTDDQALRSVTHSTSTLAEDGRVGDPDPRVDVLVPGLQTTVQDLPGRIGLWSVGVPPSGPFDAVSFAEANLAVGNPAGAPALEATASGPTLLFSAATIVAVAGAPCEVRLDGEPVPMWEPVEVAAGSELAVGAVAGPGLRVYVAVRGGFDVPRHLDSASTFTLGGFGGHGGRALVTGDVLRPGSPDSDRPHPAFPPGERLTRVGPPTPVHRRPAFTDAWEIAVTEGPHAAPEFFTRADIESLYASCYTVHHNSARTGVRLLGPRPAWARQDGGEAGLHPSNIHDTPYAVGALDFTGDTPIILGPDGPSLGGFVCPVVVAGGDLWKLGQLRPGDTVRFVPVREADAALLTDDRACHTVLLRGGDGDDGVLGRLPARDDRPEVTYRRDGDGNVLVEYGPMTLDIGLRMRVHALQEALAAHAPRGVLDVTPGIRSLQVHTDSRTLRATDMAALLRELEATIPPTSELVVPSRTVRLPLSWDDPATRVAIERYMAGVRDDAPWTPWNIEFIRRINGLDTVEDVQRIVYDASYLVLGLGDVYLGAPVATPLDPRHRLVTTKYNPARTWTAENSVGIGGAYLCVYGMEGPGGYQFVGRTVQVWNRFRRGGLFREHPWALRFFDRIEWYPVSAEELLELRAETDAGRGDFETVEGTFSIAEYERFLAREADSIAAFRARQSTAFDAEKKRWHASGEFDRQTEPVAATAPDQAGFAVPDGAVVVAAPFLSTVWQLHVEPGSVVTAGQRIAAVEAMKMESVVTAPCAGRVLDVYTRPGEQVAAGQALVAIGVGA; this comes from the coding sequence GTGAACCCCCGCTTCGACACGGTCCTGATCGCCAACCGCGGCGAGATCGCCAGGCGGGTGATCCGCTCGGCGCGGGAGCTCAGGCTGCGGACCGTCGCCGTGTTCTCCGACGCCGACCGCGCCGCGCCGCACGTCCGCGAGGCCGACACGGCCGTCCGGATCGGCCCCGGGCCCGCGCGCGAGAGCTACCTGCGCGCCGAGGCGATCCTGGAACTCGCGGTCGAGCACGGCGCCGCCGTGCACCCCGGCTACGGCTTCCTGTCCGAGAACGCGGAGTTCGCCCGGGCCGTCGAAGAGGCCGGCCTGGCCTTCGTCGGCCCCACCGCCGACCAGATCGAGGCCTTCGGCACCAAGCACACGGCGCGCGCCCTCGCGGCGGCGGCCGGCGTGCCGATGCTCGCCGGATCCGGGTTGCTGGCCTCGGCGGACGAGGCGGTCGCCGAGGCGGTGCGGATCGGCTTCCCGGTGATGCTGAAGGCGACCGCGGGCGGCGGCGGGATCGGCATGGCGGCGTGTGCCACGGCCGAGGAGGTGCGCGAGGCGTTCGACCGGGTCAGTCGGCTGGCCGGGGCGAACTTCGGGGTGGGAGGGGTGTTCCTGGAGCGGCTGGTCCGGCCGGCGCGGCACGTCGAGGTGCAGTTGTTCGGTGACGGCGCCGGCCGGGTCGCGGTGTTCGGCGACCGCGACTGCTCGCTCCAGCGCCGGCACCAGAAGGTGATCGAGGAGGCGCCCGCGCCGGGCCTGCCGGACGATATACGGGCCCTGCTGCACGATTCGGCGCGGAACCTGCTGGCGAGTGTCGGATACCGGTCGGCCGGGACGGTGGAGTTCGTCTACGACCCGGTCCGGGCCGAGGCCTCGTTCCTGGAGGTCAACACCCGGCTGCAGGTCGAGCACCCGGTCACCGAGGAGGTGTTCGGGATCGATCTGGTGGCCCTGATGCTGCGGCTGGCGCGGGACGGGCGATCAGGGCTCGACGACGCCGTCTTCGGTCCGCACGAGCCGCGCGGCCACGCCGTCGAGGCCCGCGTCTACGCCGAGGACCCGGGTCGCGGCGGGCAGCCGAGCTCCGGGCTGGTCACCGCCGCGACGTTCCCCGGCCAGGGCACGCCGCCGCTGGCCGGGGTGCGGGTGGACGGCTGGCTGGAGACCGGGATGGAGGTCTCAGGGCACTACGATCCGATGCTCGCCAAGGTGATCGCGTCCGGTCCGAGCCGGGACGATGCGCTCGATGTGCTGCGCGAAGGGCTCCAGGGCTGCCGCGTGGACGGGATCGTCACGAACCTCGGCCTTCTCAGGGCCCTGACCGACGACCAGGCACTGCGTTCGGTGACGCATTCGACCTCGACGCTGGCCGAGGACGGACGCGTCGGCGACCCCGATCCGCGCGTGGACGTGCTGGTGCCGGGTTTGCAGACGACGGTCCAGGACCTGCCGGGCCGCATCGGGCTGTGGTCGGTCGGGGTCCCGCCGAGCGGGCCCTTCGACGCGGTGTCCTTCGCCGAGGCCAACCTGGCCGTCGGCAACCCGGCCGGGGCACCGGCGCTGGAGGCCACCGCCTCGGGGCCGACGCTGCTCTTCTCGGCGGCGACGATCGTCGCGGTCGCCGGCGCGCCGTGCGAGGTCCGGCTGGACGGGGAGCCGGTGCCGATGTGGGAGCCGGTCGAGGTCGCGGCCGGGTCGGAGCTGGCGGTCGGTGCGGTCGCCGGTCCCGGGCTGCGGGTCTACGTGGCCGTGCGCGGCGGTTTCGACGTGCCGCGCCACCTGGACAGCGCCTCGACCTTCACGCTCGGCGGGTTCGGCGGCCACGGCGGCCGGGCCCTGGTCACCGGCGACGTGCTGCGCCCCGGTTCGCCGGACTCCGACCGCCCGCATCCGGCTTTCCCGCCGGGCGAGCGGCTGACCCGGGTCGGGCCGCCGACCCCGGTGCACCGGCGCCCGGCGTTCACCGACGCCTGGGAGATCGCCGTCACCGAGGGCCCGCACGCCGCGCCGGAGTTCTTCACCCGCGCGGACATCGAGTCCTTGTACGCGTCCTGCTACACCGTGCACCACAACTCGGCGCGGACCGGCGTGCGGCTGCTGGGGCCCCGGCCCGCGTGGGCCCGGCAGGACGGCGGCGAGGCCGGGCTGCATCCGTCGAACATCCACGACACGCCCTACGCCGTCGGCGCCCTGGACTTCACCGGCGACACCCCGATCATCCTCGGGCCGGACGGGCCCTCGCTCGGCGGCTTCGTCTGCCCGGTGGTGGTGGCCGGCGGCGACCTGTGGAAGCTGGGGCAGCTGCGGCCCGGCGACACCGTGCGGTTCGTGCCGGTGCGGGAGGCCGACGCGGCGCTGCTCACCGACGACCGCGCGTGCCACACCGTGCTGCTGCGCGGCGGCGACGGGGACGACGGCGTACTGGGCCGGCTGCCGGCCCGCGACGACCGCCCGGAGGTGACCTACCGGCGCGACGGGGACGGCAACGTGCTGGTCGAGTACGGGCCGATGACGCTCGACATCGGGCTGCGGATGCGCGTCCACGCGCTACAGGAGGCGCTGGCCGCGCACGCGCCGCGCGGCGTCCTGGACGTGACGCCGGGCATCAGGTCCCTGCAGGTCCACACCGACTCGCGGACGCTGCGCGCGACCGACATGGCGGCGCTGCTGCGCGAGCTGGAGGCGACGATCCCGCCGACCTCGGAGCTGGTGGTGCCGTCCCGGACGGTCCGGCTGCCGCTGTCCTGGGACGACCCGGCCACCCGGGTGGCGATCGAGCGCTACATGGCCGGGGTGCGCGACGACGCGCCCTGGACGCCGTGGAACATCGAGTTCATCCGGCGGATCAATGGCCTGGACACGGTCGAGGATGTGCAGCGGATCGTCTACGACGCCTCGTATCTGGTGCTCGGGCTCGGCGACGTGTACCTGGGCGCCCCGGTCGCGACCCCGCTGGATCCGCGGCACCGGCTGGTGACGACGAAGTACAACCCGGCCCGCACCTGGACCGCCGAGAACTCGGTCGGGATCGGCGGGGCGTACCTGTGCGTCTACGGGATGGAGGGGCCGGGCGGGTACCAGTTCGTGGGGCGGACCGTGCAGGTGTGGAACCGCTTCCGCCGGGGCGGGCTGTTCCGGGAGCATCCCTGGGCCCTGCGATTCTTCGACCGGATCGAGTGGTATCCGGTGTCCGCCGAGGAACTGTTGGAGCTGCGCGCCGAGACCGACGCGGGCCGCGGCGACTTCGAGACGGTCGAGGGGACGTTCTCGATCGCCGAGTACGAGCGGTTCCTGGCGCGGGAGGCGGATTCGATCGCCGCGTTCCGGGCGCGGCAGAGCACTGCGTTCGATGCGGAGAAGAAGCGCTGGCACGCGTCGGGAGAGTTCGACCGGCAGACCGAGCCGGTCGCCGCGACCGCGCCGGACCAGGCGGGGTTCGCGGTGCCGGACGGGGCGGTGGTCGTGGCGGCGCCGTTCCTGTCGACGGTGTGGCAGCTGCACGTCGAGCCGGGGTCGGTCGTCACGGCGGGGCAGCGGATCGCGGCGGTGGAGGCGATGAAGATGGAGTCGGTGGTGACGGCCCCCTGCGCGGGGCGGGTGCTGGATGTGTACACGCGACCCGGGGAGCAGGTGGCTGCGGGGCAGGCGCTGGTGGCGATCGGGGTGGGGGCTTGA
- a CDS encoding antitoxin, whose amino-acid sequence MSILDKLKGLLKGHEDQAHQGIEKAGDAFDAKTGNKFQGQVDTVQQKLADQVGNRPPTDNQR is encoded by the coding sequence ATGTCGATACTCGACAAGCTGAAGGGCCTGCTCAAGGGCCATGAGGATCAGGCTCACCAAGGCATCGAAAAGGCGGGCGACGCTTTCGACGCCAAGACCGGGAACAAGTTCCAGGGCCAGGTCGACACGGTCCAGCAGAAGCTTGCCGACCAGGTCGGCAACCGTCCTCCGACGGACAACCAACGCTAG
- a CDS encoding allophanate hydrolase, producing MSALGSQGSVSRVRAAYARIREADRPEVWISVRPEPEVLAEAEQIDERVAAGERLPLAGLVFAVKDNIDVLGLPTTAGCAAYSYPPTQDATCVARLRAAGAIAIGKTNLDQFATGLVGTRSPFGPVRNAWDPARISGGSSSGSAVAVALSEVDFALGTDTAGSGRVPAALQGIVGVKPTVGSVPTSGVVPACRSLDCVTVFAPELALARAVAETMADPAPLPLASSTSSTSRVSPALLASPVLPALPALPARPRVAVPVAAQLTDLAEGWSEAFAAAVARLRSCGVEIVEVDISPLLEAATLLYGGAFVAERYAAVGAFIEKHPDADLDPTVAAIVLAGAAPTAADLFRDRERLERLGAEGLGVFDTCDALLTPTTTGHPTLAEVAADPVGVNSRLGRYTNFANLFGLAALAVPSGLVDGLPFGVMLTGAPHSDTALAGLAARFAAPPVQVAVFGAHLRGQPLNRQLVGLGGTFAEDVRTAPEYRLFALRTVPTKPGLVRIGAGASSSASSSASTSASTGPGTAQGASIAGELWSLPAAGFAELVATLPPPMAIGPVALADGRTVPGFLCEPAALDDAEDITPTGGWRVHLAEGRE from the coding sequence TTGAGCGCCCTTGGTTCGCAGGGTTCTGTTTCGCGGGTGCGCGCCGCGTACGCGCGAATCCGGGAGGCCGACCGGCCGGAGGTCTGGATCAGCGTGCGTCCGGAGCCAGAGGTCCTGGCCGAGGCTGAGCAGATCGATGAGCGGGTCGCCGCCGGAGAGCGGTTGCCGTTGGCAGGGCTGGTCTTCGCTGTCAAGGACAACATCGACGTACTCGGCTTGCCCACGACAGCAGGCTGTGCCGCGTATTCCTACCCGCCGACCCAGGACGCCACCTGCGTCGCGCGCCTGCGTGCCGCCGGTGCGATCGCCATCGGCAAGACCAACCTCGACCAGTTCGCGACCGGGCTGGTCGGCACCCGCAGCCCCTTCGGCCCGGTCCGCAACGCCTGGGATCCGGCGCGGATCTCCGGCGGCTCGTCGTCGGGCTCGGCCGTCGCGGTGGCGCTCAGCGAGGTCGATTTCGCGCTGGGGACCGACACGGCCGGTTCCGGGCGGGTACCCGCCGCGCTCCAGGGCATCGTCGGGGTCAAGCCCACCGTGGGTTCGGTGCCCACGTCGGGGGTGGTCCCCGCGTGCCGCTCGCTGGACTGCGTGACGGTGTTCGCCCCCGAACTCGCTCTGGCGCGCGCCGTCGCCGAGACAATGGCCGACCCGGCGCCGTTGCCGCTCGCTTCGTCGACGTCGTCGACGTCGCGGGTGTCGCCCGCGTTGCTCGCTTCGCCAGTGTTGCCCGCGTTGCCGGCGCTGCCCGCGCGCCCTCGGGTCGCCGTTCCGGTCGCGGCGCAGCTGACCGACCTGGCCGAGGGCTGGTCGGAGGCGTTCGCGGCGGCGGTGGCCCGGCTGCGCTCCTGCGGCGTCGAGATCGTCGAAGTGGACATCTCCCCACTTCTGGAGGCCGCGACCCTGCTCTACGGCGGCGCCTTCGTCGCCGAGCGCTACGCGGCCGTCGGCGCGTTCATCGAGAAGCATCCCGACGCCGACCTGGACCCGACGGTCGCGGCCATCGTCCTGGCCGGTGCCGCCCCGACCGCCGCCGACCTGTTCCGCGACCGCGAGCGCCTGGAACGGCTCGGCGCCGAGGGGCTGGGCGTCTTCGACACCTGCGACGCCCTGCTCACCCCGACCACCACCGGCCATCCCACGCTCGCCGAGGTCGCCGCCGACCCGGTCGGCGTGAACAGCCGCCTGGGCCGCTACACGAACTTCGCAAACCTGTTCGGCCTGGCGGCGCTCGCCGTCCCGTCCGGGCTGGTCGACGGCCTGCCGTTCGGCGTCATGCTCACCGGCGCGCCGCACTCCGACACCGCGCTGGCCGGACTCGCCGCACGCTTCGCCGCACCGCCGGTCCAGGTCGCGGTCTTCGGGGCGCACCTGCGCGGCCAGCCGCTCAACCGGCAGCTGGTCGGGCTCGGCGGCACGTTCGCCGAGGACGTGCGCACCGCGCCGGAGTACCGGCTGTTCGCACTGCGGACCGTCCCAACCAAGCCCGGCCTGGTCCGGATCGGCGCTGGCGCTAGTTCTAGTGCTAGTTCTAGTGCTAGCACCAGCGCTAGCACCGGACCTGGCACGGCACAGGGCGCGTCGATCGCCGGCGAGCTGTGGAGCCTGCCCGCAGCCGGGTTCGCCGAGCTCGTCGCGACCCTGCCACCCCCGATGGCGATCGGCCCGGTGGCGCTGGCCGACGGCCGCACCGTGCCCGGCTTCCTGTGCGAACCGGCAGCTCTCGACGACGCCGAGGACATCACCCCGACCGGCGGCTGGCGCGTCCATCTGGCCGAGGGGCGAGAATGA